The Rhododendron vialii isolate Sample 1 chromosome 3a, ASM3025357v1 nucleotide sequence AATTTGGTTAAACTTTCAAACTGAACTTTATCAAGCTACAACTGATAAGCTTTTTTTGAAAGGACAACTGATAAGCTTATAATGGCTAAAAACAATCAATTTAGTGCTCGATTAAAGTTCATTTAACTACTAGAGCTTGGAAGCTCTAAACGACTATGGGTTCCAAATCTTCTCGCCGGTGTCGGTTTGACACTGAATACGACATTCACCGAGTCAACGTGCCCGTGAACCTGTGGGAAGAACGGTGAGTTGATGCGATGTCCGGGACCGGACCTCACATTTACAAGCGGAACCGGACCTCACATTGACAAGCGGTTTCCTTACCATGGTCCAAGGGTGTGTGGGCTCGGTAGGTACATGCTGGATTCCTAGTCGAATGGACTCTGATGGGAAGATTTGAACTTTGTTTCGCAACTCCCCACCAACACACCCTAAAACTTTCTCTGCATTTTAGATAACTCGAAAAGGTACTATACAAACACGACTTGATGTTCCCTCGCCATGTTAGAATCAGTGAAAAAGTTATTCAAATCCCAGAGGCCAGAATAAAAACTTTGCAACTCTATTTGCACACACTGCTTAGCAGAAGACCACCAAAAAATCTGTAGTGGGCCGAATATCCATAGTTCCGAAGGTTCCGAGGGTTCTTTCATACTCGGAACCAATAGGGCGGGTATCTCAATTCGTCTATAACATCACTACACGTCGGGGGAAGGCACTCCTCTATTCCACCGAGCGTGTGCCGACCCCAGAGGCTCTCCCGAGCGTATTCCCTTTATGGCATGTTCTACCACGTAATCGCTCAGTAAGACCTTAGCTCGTTCGGCGGTATCTCATGAATAGTATATGCAAGTGGGAATCAAAGGGTCATCTAGAAGTTTTTTACTTATGACCGAAAATGACATAATCTAGAAGCTTTATACTTATAGTCGAAAGTGACATCATCTACTTGTCCAACACTCAAAGtcttgcctataaataagaGGTGATACCACAAATCTTGCCTATAAATGAGAGGTGACACCACAATGTAAATGATCGAATCTCTCACGTTCTTATAAACTTCATTAAAAGCATGCTTTTCTCCACATCATATTGGACATTACCATACTGGAGGGGAGCCGAACTCTGGTCCAATTGTTTGCTCCATCTCCCACTTCCCATAACCCGACCCGTGATCTCCCCTGGATGCTAgatagatttttaaaaaaaaattgattttcgcgctccattTTTAATGCGAAGGTACTAATGTCACGAACACAATGGACTTTTAACGCGAAGTTCCTAACTTTCGTGAACACAATGGatagagcgcgaaaatcaaaaCCATACCCAAAAAACCCATTTCGGAAAAAATTACGGAGTATTCGACAACTACACgcaatttttctctctctacaactacACGCAGTCATCTTCAACTTTGGCGATTCCAATTCCGACACCGGCGCCTCGTCgccgggctcggttccctcgacACCGGCGGCCTCTTGCTCAGATCAGTCcggtctgtctctctctcttcctgtcctcgtccgtctctctctctctctctctctctctctctctctctcgatttgtgcctctctctatctctcacgGTATGCGTATGTGTGCGATTGTGGTTGTATCTATGCATATACGTATACATGCATATGTGATCGGCGAGAGAGAGGCATAAATCGTTGGTGATGTTAGATTAAAGAAAAGGGCAGAACTGTCATCCAACCACCCCGCTTCACCAACGATGGAGGTTCCCCATGTCGTTGGCAAATCCACCCGCAGGTGGATTTGTGTGCCTGGACGACACAAATCGGGGGCCAAATTAGTGGGAGGTTTTGGGTTGCCAAACACCGGAAAGGACAGCTAAGTAGggtacattatatatatatatatatatgtgtgtgtgtgtgtgtgtgtgtgtgtgtgtgtgtgtgtgtgttttgggttGATTGGGATCTATGAGGTCCGCACTTAAGCTAAGCTAAGTAGGGGATCCCCTAATTTGGATGACATGGCATAATAATTGCGGACCTCATAGTACCGATCAACCCAAAACATATATATAATGTACCCTACTTGGCCAGTTGGGATCACGTTTCTCCTTTAGTACTAAAAAccaaatcatatatatatatatatatataatgtgcCCATGTACCCTGAATCATATTTTTGTGATGAATGCTCAACCTGTGATTCATGGGTCAGTGTCGCTGATGCAGTTGTATCGCCTCCTTGAATCTTATTGGTCTATATTCTTGAACAGGTAATAGGTAGAAAATGTGTCACATAAGAGCACAAAGAAGGATATATTAGTGGATGTGGGTGACCAAGTATCTGATCTTATGTGGATTACTGAAAACAGGGTAACTGTGTCATCAAATAGCCGTTCATGGTTGATACCGTCATCCAAAAAGTGGATGGCACTAGCATTGACTGCTATATGACATTCCTGTACTAGCATGTTTTCAGAAGTGCATCTGAATGGCACAATCATTGAAGAAAGCTCTCTTCTCTCATCATGTTTTCATCAGAAGCTATGCATCAGTTATTCATTTTTGTTCAGTCACTCAGAAGACTGATTTAAGATCGATCTGCGACAGGGGATATGTTTGCAACCACCATTTCAAAAATCTTCGAGTTTTCAAAACGAGTCATAAACACTTTCTGCAACATTACTGTACGCCTATTAAGACAGGAAGCATATGTTGGGAAGGATCCTCTCGCACAATTCTGCTCAGAAAGCTTGAAGTTGCTTTGAAGGAGCATCAAGTTAGTGAAGCATGGGAAGCGTATAgtgatttcaaaaacttgtatggttttcCAAACCAGTATCTTATGAATGAACTTATGACTGAGCTGTCCTACTCATCTGATCCCAACTGGCTTCATAGGGCATGTGATTTGGTTTTTTTAGTACTAAAGGAGAAACGTGATTTACTTCGGCCTGACTTACTAATTAAGCTCTCTCTTTCCTTAGCAAGAGCTCAATTGCCTGGTCCCACATCAATGATTTTGAGGCTAATGCTGGAGAAAGAGTGTTTGCCACCTTTGAATATATTGAGGATGGTCTTTTTGCATATGGTGAAAACAGATGTTGGGACATATCTTGCATCCAATATCTTGATTGAGCTATGTGAtcgttttcaaaatttgagtgaAACCAGATCTGCTTCTAAAAAGTTGATAAAACCTGATACGATGATATTTAACCTTGTTTTGGATGCTTGTGGGAGGTACAAGTCAACTTTCAAGGGCTATCAGATTATAGAACTGATGGCAGAAACTGGCATCATAGCAGATGCACACACCATTATTATCATCTCTAGGATTCATGAGATGAATGGTCAGAGGGACGAGTTGAAGAAATATAAAGATGTTGTCGATCAGGTTTCAGTTCCTTTGATTCATCACTACATACAGTTCTATGATAGTTTGCTGAGCTTACATTTCAAATTTAATGACATCAGTGCTGCTTCGGAACTCATATTTGATTTGTATAGATGTAAGGAATTTATTAACAGCCGAGAAGATAAGAAAAATCCTGAGAAGCCTTGTTTTGTCCCAATCGGATCTCAAAATCTAAGGGCGGGATTGAAAATACAGGTATTCCCTGAACTGATCCACAAGGACTCTGTCTTCAAAGTGGATCCGAAAGAGGAGTTTGTTATGTGTAAGAGTGGGAAAATTGTGATTAACAACAAAGGAATAGCTAAGCTTGTTGTAACATGTAAGAGAAGTGGTAGGATTAGTGAACTGTCAAAGCTTTTGATTAGCATTCAGAAGGCGGGTTCAATGAAAGACGAAAGTTGGTGCTCTGAAGTGGTTGATGCTTGCATTAATTTGGGGTGGTTGGAGATTGCTCATGACATTTTGGATGACATGGCGTTGGCAGGGTGTCCGATGGGCAACAGTTTATATTTATCACTGTTAAGGGCTTACTATGAACAGAATATGTTTAGAGAAGCAGGAGCATTGCGAAAACAAATTAGGAAGGCAGGTTTGGACATAGATATGGCTAATGAATCCTTAACTCTTTCAGAGAGAAGAACAACTTCAACTAGAAAAGCAGATTTGGCCCAGTCTTTCATcagagaaatggaagaagaggagaaaacTGTGGCTTCTACGGTGTATGAGCTCAATTCTTCTATCTACTTCTTCTGGAAAGCTAAAATGACAGGGGATGCTTTGAAGACATACAGAAAAATGCAAGAGATGAAGATCCATCCTAGCGTGCAAACCTTTTTTATTATGGTTTCTGGGTATTCTTCTTTGGAGATGTATCGGGAAATCACGATCTTGTGGGGGGATTTTAAACAGAATATTGAGAATGGAAATTTAGTGGTTAACAGGGATTTATACGAGTTCATAGTATTGAATTTTCTTCGCGGTGGTTATTTTGAAAGGGTGATGGAGGTAGTTGGGCACATGAAGGAGCATGGTATGTACATTGACAAGTGGATGTTAAAAGTGGAGTTTCTAAAGCTTCACAAAGATCTTTATAGGAACTTAAAAGCATCTAGTGCTAGAACTGAGGCTCAAAACAGGAGGATTGAAGATGTTCGGGCCTTCAGGAAGTGGGTTGGTATCCAGTGAAGTTCATTATGAAGTGAAGTATATGGCTTGTTTGAAGCTTGGGACTTGGTTTGGTGGTGGCAGTGATGGGATACTCATAGGAAGAAAATGAAGGTAGTATTTTATAcattttgaagatttttttagGGTTATCTCTCTCTTGGGTGAGCATTCTCCACTTACACATGTTTATGCACACAGAATGTCATCCATCAGTTTGCATCTCTGAAGAAAGTCCCTATTTCATTAGTGAGAATTATTTTATATGGTAAAGCCATTTGAATTTAATAGCTAAATGGTTGCTGTATATTTGTTGGTACCCTTTTCCTCTACAAGGAAATAACCGTGGGCATGATGAATCTGGATTCTGGCCCAACAATGCTATAGGTGCCCAATACTAGATAGACAGAATTAGCTCTATTAGAGCACCTCCAGGTAATCTATAATCACAAGAAAGAGAACCAAACCTTAGTCGCAGGGAGCTCCTAAAGTGGTGACGCTCCCACCTTAGGAGTCCGCTGTTGcgctcccaactaaggagcttgacgAGAGCCCACTCCCATTGAGACGGGAGCTCACTCCTTATGAAGATAGgagcttttgtatgatctttgtATAGAAAAATTGTGATTTATCACTTGGCTTTATAAAATGGTATTTGATGAACTCATATACCTAGCCcaagtcatgatatcttgaaaagaaaaccatataTTGTGACACTAGCCAATTTCTTACGCTTATggacttggcccatatttttacttcctAGAATGATTGTACTTTTAAAGTGAATACTCTATGCTACAGTATTTTCATAGTATATGTACacgctcccaaccttgggagcCTCTGTATTCCCCCACCCCCGTTTCCGCTCCCTCCCCCGCCCCCGCCTCATGCAACTAAGAACCAAACCATTAGAATCATACTTCATTaaacttagagcatctccgaccAAGTCTTCTAAGTGGGGACTCCAAAACTTAATTTGAATATGTGGTACATCGTTTTGAAATTATTCTGATATCTTTCAAGAGACATTCATTTTTATAAACTCATATAATTTTGAAGTTATACATATCAATACATTAATAGTAAATTTTGTTGGAAGGCATGTCAGGTTTTATGCTTTTCTACTGATTTTGCCCCTAGATTCTTGCTTGATTTGGTCTTCTGTTAAAGAATATGGTGGTCTATTTACCTATTGACTCCAAATGGTCAACACAAAGCACTGCTTGGAACAGGAATTGgcattacaaaccaaaccagatAGAGGTGTTTAGTACTCTCTCTTTCATATGGAAGTAGTACTAAGAGTTTAGATCTTTTCGCTCTTGGATAaggaagtattttatttttttgatcggctggATAAGGAAGTATTAACTGTTACTCATACTTTGTGGGTGGGCTTTAATTCTATTATGTGATTGGGCCAGTTCTAGTATGCCTTTGTCTTTGCTTTTGTACTGGATTTTGGcttattgtttttctttatggTTCTCAACTTCTCATATATCTATTTCATACTTTTTAATTTAGGGATGTTGAGTGAGGTTTGCTAAATTCATTCGCCAATTCTCGTTGAAAGAAGAAGCTCTTATATGTACATTTACTTCCGCGCGTGTGTAAGAGGTAAGACACGTGTCTTGGTTTTCCATTTTACTATTATTGGAGATGGCAATGGCCTTCTGTTCTTTTAGGTcaattttttgacttatttatgAGTAAATTAGTTGATCATGAGTTTCAAGCCTTTTGTTTTGCCCTTTCGAATTTCTCTCCAATGTTAATCGTTGTGTAAGGAAATGGATTGTAGCTCAATGCCTTAACTTGGGCTAAGGTGCATTTTGCAGGTGAATCTGAAGCTCTTGCATTATGTTGGAGTAACTTCGTGAGGGATGTCGCTTAACAAAAGTAAAACAGGCTCGGAAAggtaaaaggaaaacaaatctGGAATAGTCTTCAGTTGATCTTGCCATTCAAGGAAGATAAAATAAGTTGCTTTAACTTCTTCCCTCACTTGGTTACAAATCGTAGGATATGTATCCTGTATCGTAGCGACGTAGGATATACATATCCTGTTCTAAATTCTATATTTGGTTTGCAATTAAACTTTTGTAGAACTGGATTTCATTACGCTTCCATTTTGTAACGAAAAAGTAGGCGTCTGTTTCTTTCATCAGTCACTTCACGTTTTCAGTAATCGGAGTTTTCATTCTCTCTGTTCTTTTAGGTAACTGGTGTCAGGATTTGTGTCCAAGTGGTGAAAAATACGTTGTCTCCTCCAATGAAAAAGGCCGAACTAGCAATAAATTTTGGTAGAGGCATTCGCTGCGAGTCTTGGATTTGGCTTGCGAACATGGAGTTGTTGTGGAAGAAAGAAACAACTTCTTCATTGATGGTGATGTCAAAAATAGAAAGGAAGCTGAGCTCTATTTGGCCGAAAATGATGCCGTTTATAATAACATGGTGAAATGTTTAAGATGTCATTATTAGAGGGACAAGCATAGTCATGGGAATCTGGTACATTGATTCATTAGAAAAACCTGACAATCTTTCAAGATGTAATCTGCTAGTTGTCCGCTAGTGTGTACAACTTGGCTTTAGATAAGCGTTTGGAGAACTTGTGCAGTGGATTTCAAAATCTGAAGTTGCTACTTCCTCGGCCAGTCTGCTCCATCTGCAAGTGGTTTCATGTCATTGTACTGCAAATAGGTTCGTCTCTGCTTGTGTTATGACTTCTCTGGTGGTGTTTCTCAATCTCCAACAATTCTTCAGCCTATGGGGGTTCTCTTGTGTTTCTGCTGGAAAGTAAACACATCAAACTAGCAGATCATCCATCgattggcaatttttttttttggaagaccAATAAATTCATTTGTGTGAAGACGTGCATATGATTGGCCGGAGTTATGTTCCAAATGATTGGTCAAAGTTGTATGTACTTGGTTTGTGCTTCCTGGACGAGGATGTTATTGTACCATTACCCTATTTATCTTGTTGTAATCTAAATTTTCTATCGTTTAATCCTTAGGCATTTTGCTGATAGAAAAAGGATATCTtgaattgctctctctctctctctctctctctctctctctctctctctctctctctctctctctctctcagattaGTTATTAATCTTGTATAGAAAATAACAGTCTATTATgcaccaaaataaaaagaactccgcctctttttttatttttattttatgttttgttttgttttgttttgtttttgttttctgttcaAACACATAATCTTGAAATAACATGCTTAACAGAAGCTcgttgaaaaaattatttggaatACTTTCTTCGAGATAGCAGAATCCCAGTTGGAAGATCTTATGGCTCCATATTGTACAATTACGGAACCATGCTTACTCGAGTTAaagctcgagtttggctcgttaaaaaCTTTTTCAAGATCAATTTGTTACAAAACAAACCAACTTCAAacaatttttgaactttgttaAACTTTCAAACCGAAAAACAACTAGAGCTCGGAAGAAACGATCCGATTTGCATGAGGAGATACTAGACCAACTTTTCAACATGAAGCTCTAAACGACTATGGGTCCAAATCTTCTCACCGGTGTCGGTTCGACACTGAATTCGACACGCACCGAGTCAACATGCCCGTGGACCTGTGGGAAGAACGGCGAGTTGATGCGATGTCCGGTGTGGTGATACACCTTAGGACACGTGGGCCTTTGCAGGACTGCGTCCTAAGTGGCATCTCCCAACCGGACCTCGCATTTCCTTACCACGGTGCTCAGTACATGCTGGATTCCTAGTCGAATGGACTCCGATGGGAAGATTTGGACCCCCCAACCGGACCTCAAATTGGGATGCCATTTTCTTCCCAACTAAACCCATGTGTTTGTGGCTCCGAGGGAAGAAACGGCGTGGTGATCGGACCCAAGGTTTAGTTGAGGAGATAAGGTTCTGTTTATTACCAGAACTATAGGTATACATAGTCGATGATCAAGAAAACCGCTGCTTTGTTTCGCAAAAAAGGTACTATACAAACTCGACTTGATGTTCCCTCACCATGTTAGAATCAGTgaaaaaactattcaaatccCAGAGGCCAGAATAAAAACTTTGCAACTCTATTTACACACACTGCTTAGCAGAAGACCACCAAAAAAtcacttaaaagttaaaacaaagaaaCTCAACAAGCCAACCGGAGAAAAAATCTTGTCAATCTCTGAAAAGACCTTTCATGCCGAGAGAAATATGCGAAGAATTGCCTTTCCATCCACCGTTTTTGCCAACAGATTCGCCATCAAAAGAAGACCAAGATGAGAGCCTGAGTTTGTAAGGTGAATGGTAATCGGTAATGTTATCGAAGATTCCCAGCCGTTGCTTCGGTGTGCTGAATGATCTTTCCTTTGCCTTGGTGGATTCAGTGGCAGCCATGTAAGTGGGAAAAATTGGAGAGTTTGGCAAGGAACTTTCATCACCAATGGACTTGTGTTTGACATGAGAAAATGATCTCCTTGGGAGTGTCAGTTGGGAATTCATTTCTCCAACAGGATTCTGTTTGGTTAAGTTTCTCTGTTTCATCATTTGTGTGGTTCCATAGACTCCAAAGGACATGGGATTTGAAGACGCAGTGGAATTCAATTCTCTTCTTCTGCATGATTCAGAATCCACCCTTGGGTCTAATTGGTTGCTCCATCTTCCACTTCCCATATTTTGATAGTTTCTCCTCTCCTGAAACAAGACATGCATTACTCTTTCACAAATGAACTGTATAGAAACTGGATTATGAGCGCAAGTCGCGTTTACAACTCAAAAGAATTACTCGATTCTAGCTTTGGCCTTTTAACTTAACATGTTGATGATTTGATCATTGAACTTGCGGTTTTCTATCGGTCAATATAGTTCAAATTAGTTGGAAGGAAAACAGTGCATGGTATTGAACTGAAGGACCATTGTGACTTCTCTACAAAcgaaatgcgcctcaggcgcaatttgaGTGCGCCTCGGGCACATCATCTGCACTTCTGGCACAACATAtgcacctcaggcgcaattgaaGTGCACCCCGGGCGCATCAACTCACGAGTATGCTAGAGCTTTTGTGAATATTTCTGTTAGTTGTGAGAAACAAATTTGGTGCGTAGGTAGTGGCGGTAGTTTGTTGGTTTAGTGATGGTGTgtagatggtggtggtgatggcatGGTGGTTGTAGTGGTGGTGAAgtaatggtggtggtagcgGTAATAAGATGGTGGTTGTGAGGTGGAGATAGTATTGGTGGTGGTAGAGGGGTGACAATCATGGCGGTGAGGTGACAATGGTGGTAAAATGATGGTGGTGAGGTGGTGGTAGCGGTGGAGATGTGTTGCTAGTATGGGGTGAAAAGATGGTGTTGGTTATGTGGTGGTcaaacaaaaaatctaacatcgaaagatttgattttggttGAGTTTATGCGCCCAGGACGCACTTCAATTGCGCCTGAGACGCATTGCATACAAGTGAAGAAGACATGGATGCACCTGGGGAGCAATAGGATTGCGCTTGAGGCATATCTAATGCGCTCGGAGCGCATTGCATTTGTGAAGAATACATGGATGCTCCTGGGGAGCAACAGGATTGGGCCTGAGGTGCATATGTTGCGCACCTGGGCAGCACTTCAAAGCGCATATGATGCACCTGAGGCGCATTTCGTTAGTAGAGATCTCAATTTCGATGTGCCCGAGCCGCACTCttattgcgcctgaggcgcttTTCACTcaataaaattttcaacatcCGATGGGAAATGACCCTAACATGTCTTCGAATTAGGATGAAGAAGAGGACGAGGAACATATTACAAATACAATTTCTCTTGGACGTGAATTCTTCTGGCCGCGAAGAACTCATAGCCACAAAGAATTATTCTTGGTCGCAAAAAATTATTACTGGCAGCAAAGTAAtggaattactcctggccgcaaagaattactcttggctgggagttactcttggccgcaactAATTACACTTGGCTGCGAAGGGTTACTTTTGGCCGGGAAGAAtattactcatggccgcgaagaattactcttggccacaaagaattactcttggctgtgaagaattacttttggtcgtgtagaattactcttggctgcgtAGAATTACTCTTGCCTGCAAAGAATTACTCGTGGCCGTGTAGAATTACTTATGGCCaaataaaattactcttggccacgtAGAATTACTCGGGGCCGtgtagaattactcttggccgcaaagaattactcgtggccgtgtagaattactcttggccgcgaaaaATTACTCATTGCCGCAAAGTTTTGAAAGCATGATGATTACTACGTACAAcggtttgttgtttttgttcaaaGCATGATTACTACGTACGAcggtttgttgtttttgttcatGGTTTCCGCAATTGGGTTTTCAAGCGGGCCACTTGGACTTATTGGATTGAATTGGGTTTAACGTGCCTCTATTACTATTGATATGAAATCGAAAAAAAGCATTTAGAAATCTTCCAACTggcccaaaatatttttctgccAATCTCTTGGATATTTTGGGCAAGTCACTAAGTTTAcgttatatatattttttcttacctttaagttttatttttttgaatgatcaTCCGTCTCGATgagactaaaaataaaaattatgatgaaaaacaagataaaaatcaagtatctgtttgaagGAAATTACCCGATGGGAATACGAGTACTTCTTCATGCACTCTCTCTTCGCCGCGGCGTCTTGCTTCTGCAGCCACAAGGCCTCCATGTCCTCCTTCGGAAACAACAGCCTATAATCCCAGTTTTTCTGACTCTTGCACCCAAGCTGCTGATAACCAAAAGCAACAAGTATGTATAAAACACCTTATGCTCTTATAGTAAGCAAATCACACTCTCTCAAGGAGAAATATGACAGTCAAGACTTTCTGCCGTCCATTTTGCACCAGACAAATGTGGTACAATGGGATCCTTATTGTTGTCCGATCAGAACGATTTTGTTACATGGGTGATCTACCTATTGAGCTCTACAGAACGATCCATTCGGACTAATAAAATGGCATCAGTGACAGACTCGAGTCGATTGCAAGGACTTTAGAGAAGCCATATCCCTTTACTAGACCAtatcttgtgtgtgtgtgtgtgtgtgtgtgagtattttgaaaaacaagtcATTCAACCTTATCTTTTGTTCACTAACATGATGATTTACTACAATCTCACTTACACTTGTGTTTCTCTCTGCCAACTCTTCTTTTGGGCTAAGAAACTGGTTCTTTTGATCATCATCTTTGAATCTCTCATTTGGAACTCTCAGTTCTTGAACTTGTGATTGTGACTTTGAAATGGGTGGCAGACACTTCAATTTGGGGATTACTGTCCTCCTCACAATTCGGCCTCGCACCATTGCTTGAAGCTTCACCAATCCCTTCAATGCCTTCAGTGCTTTTCTTGCCTGTTTGAATCACAACAGCAATGTTCACACCGACGTTTTTTATTCCATTCATAACATTTACCGTATCGAAACAGGTTACTAGCATCAAATCGCGGTTTAAACCAGATGGAAAATAGTATAACCAGCTTTTAGTAATTCAcaggaagttttcgaaaatatcaAACAAGTTCTGAAGTATATCTGCCAAAAAAAACAGTCAAACACGATTGGTACATGTTTAGGATAAAAACTCCAAATgaagttttttgtgtttttctttgaaTGGGTTAATCTCCAAAGAAGTTCTCTAAAGTTCAGAACT carries:
- the LOC131318587 gene encoding pentatricopeptide repeat-containing protein At4g17616, whose protein sequence is MAQSLKKALFSHHVFIRSYASVIHFCSVTQKTDLRSICDRGYVCNHHFKNLRVFKTSHKHFLQHYCTPIKTGSICWEGSSRTILLRKLEVALKEHQVSEAWEAYSDFKNLYGFPNQYLMNELMTELSYSSDPNWLHRACDLVFLVLKEKRDLLRPDLLIKLSLSLARAQLPGPTSMILRLMLEKECLPPLNILRMVFLHMVKTDVGTYLASNILIELCDRFQNLSETRSASKKLIKPDTMIFNLVLDACGRYKSTFKGYQIIELMAETGIIADAHTIIIISRIHEMNGQRDELKKYKDVVDQVSVPLIHHYIQFYDSLLSLHFKFNDISAASELIFDLYRCKEFINSREDKKNPEKPCFVPIGSQNLRAGLKIQVFPELIHKDSVFKVDPKEEFVMCKSGKIVINNKGIAKLVVTCKRSGRISELSKLLISIQKAGSMKDESWCSEVVDACINLGWLEIAHDILDDMALAGCPMGNSLYLSLLRAYYEQNMFREAGALRKQIRKAGLDIDMANESLTLSERRTTSTRKADLAQSFIREMEEEEKTVASTVYELNSSIYFFWKAKMTGDALKTYRKMQEMKIHPSVQTFFIMVSGYSSLEMYREITILWGDFKQNIENGNLVVNRDLYEFIVLNFLRGGYFERVMEVVGHMKEHGMYIDKWMLKVEFLKLHKDLYRNLKASSARTEAQNRRIEDVRAFRKWVGIQ
- the LOC131318589 gene encoding protein IQ-DOMAIN 12 isoform X1 yields the protein MCLRNKRLREVNLESHGFSMRKKKRSWFSLVKSLFVPEPNSRAQKKSKWWKWVFGGVRPENYPTLVSVSPQRLINQAREEQRKQAMAVAIATAAAAQAAMAAAKAAAEVVQLTGIPRSFQEYEKRIQNSAAIKIQAAYRAHLARKALKALKGLVKLQAMVRGRIVRRTVIPKLKCLPPISKSQSQVQELRVPNERFKDDDQKNQFLSPKEELAERNTSQLGCKSQKNWDYRLLFPKEDMEALWLQKQDAAAKRECMKKYSYSHRERRNYQNMGSGRWSNQLDPRVDSESCRRRELNSTASSNPMSFGVYGTTQMMKQRNLTKQNPVGEMNSQLTLPRRSFSHVKHKSIGDESSLPNSPIFPTYMAATESTKAKERSFSTPKQRLGIFDNITDYHSPYKLRLSSWSSFDGESVGKNGGWKGNSSHISLGMKGLFRD
- the LOC131318589 gene encoding protein IQ-DOMAIN 12 isoform X2, with protein sequence MCLRNKRLREVNLESHGFSMRKKKRSWFSLVKSLFVPEPNSRAQKKSKWWKWVFGGVRPENYPTLVSVSPQRLINQAREEQRKQAMAVAIATAAAAQAAMAAAKAAAEVVQLTGIPRSFQEYEKRIQNSAAIKIQAAYRAHLARKALKALKGLVKLQAMVRGRIVRRTVIPKLKCLPPISKSQSQVQELRVPNERFKDDDQKNQFLSPKEELAERNTSLGCKSQKNWDYRLLFPKEDMEALWLQKQDAAAKRECMKKYSYSHRERRNYQNMGSGRWSNQLDPRVDSESCRRRELNSTASSNPMSFGVYGTTQMMKQRNLTKQNPVGEMNSQLTLPRRSFSHVKHKSIGDESSLPNSPIFPTYMAATESTKAKERSFSTPKQRLGIFDNITDYHSPYKLRLSSWSSFDGESVGKNGGWKGNSSHISLGMKGLFRD